One genomic window of Quercus lobata isolate SW786 chromosome 9, ValleyOak3.0 Primary Assembly, whole genome shotgun sequence includes the following:
- the LOC115960386 gene encoding TMV resistance protein N-like isoform X1 — MATQATSSSPSSTSSSSSSSSCPRWKYDVFLSFCGVDTRMNFTDHLYTALKQKGIITFRDDEKLEQGKYISPELLKAIEESKYAIIVLSTNYAFSRWCLIELAKIVECMKKTRLIVLPIFYHVDPSDVRNQRGTLAEAFAKHEEDTKVNTEDVQAWKAALKDVGHISGWHVHDRHESIVIQKIIARIFSESYHKLPCASEDLVGMDSCVEEILDSYLSEELGDVRLVGICGMGGMGKTTLAQEIFRRISGNFEASSFIANVRDETKNHGLVPLQKQLLSKILMESEINIWNVCEGINVIRNTLCNKNVLIVLDDVDGDEQLKALAGRHDWFGPGSRIILTSRDSQFLKRNGVDDVYNITGLNDDEALELFSWSAFKKPHPEENYVDLSEDFVNYAKGLPLALKVLGCSLFAKRTNEWKSALDKLKEEPNRNILDILQISFDGLTNSQKGLFLDIACFFKGKSKDCIRDILESFCYYLDYNIGVLMDKSLITIGDQGILWMHDLLQDMGQDIVRRESPKEPGGRSRLWIYKDIIHVLKNNTGTEVVEGIMLNLPIQKVEHLSAEAFSKMKNLRLLKIGNEKLPEDFINGIVKLPKDLNRGKVQFPKGLSYLSNELRVIEWHGYHLKCLPTNFQPNKLVELRMHCSGIKQLWKGNMILDELKLIDLSGSQKLIKTLNFSRVPNLKQLILQRCVRLSKIHASLGNLKWLIRLDLNGCKCLESLPPKINLESLEIFILSGCSRLKKFPEVEGNMSSLLELYLNETAIKELPLSVVHLTGLTKLDLRDCKNLSSLPNASCYLMSLKILTLSGCSKLNELPENLGNIKSLEELDVSETAITELPSSLVLLKNLKVLSLRGCEGLTSISSNKLISFPLMRKRRVDPTGMLGRSLSNLWSLTNLNLSYCNLQAIPDGLGCLSSLTCLDLRGNYFVYLPESTTQLSNMETLRLCGCKHLRSLPELPLNIGFLGAGGCTSLEILPLKPEDGPYPNLYLLNCVKLVNDEDYGDMLLTKLRHHIQFKGDKSDYRITIPGREISKWFSHQSVGTSVSLQVPSDKLKGVVVCALFVLRQHHPLHQLPSNNGYIFTHGLQWYLKANGYERRSIPGCGFSEQFGKIESYHLFLHYYPYELFGQELIENLSQVDANGLGQIEIGFKTKGPGLEVTKCGARWVYEQDIEDLNQTMRGCSSGSSCSITPYEDDLEDSAKGTKTE, encoded by the exons ATGGCCACTCAAGCAACTTCCTCCTCCCCCTCTTCAACTTCTtcgtcatcttcttcttcttcttgccCTCGATGGAAATATGATGTGTTCCTCAGTTTTTGCGGTGTTGACACCCGCATGAATTTCACAGATCATCTTTATACTGCTTTGAAACAAAAGGGTATTATCACCTTCAGGGATGATGAAAAACTTGAGCAAGGAAAGTATATTTCTCCAGAGCTCTTAAAAGCAATAGAAGAGTCCAAATATGCTATCATTGTTCTCTCAACTAACTATGCTTTTTCAAGGTGGTGCTTGATTGAACTAGCAAAAATTGTTGAATGCATGAAGAAGACCAGATTGATAGTTTTGCCTATCTTTTATCATGTGGATCCCTCTGACGTAAGGAACCAGAGAGGCACTCTTGCTGAAGCCTTTGCTAAACATGAGGAAGATACCAAAGTTAACACTGAGGATGTGCAAGCATGGAAAGCTGCTTTGAAAGATGTAGGTCATATATCTGGATGGCATGTGCATGATAG GCATGAATCAATAGTTATCCAAAAAATCATTGCAAGGATATTTAGTGAATCGTATCACAAACTCCCATGTGCTTCTGAGGACCTTGTTGGAATGGACTCTTGTGTGGAGGAAATATTAGATTCATACTTAAGTGAAGAATTGGGTGATGTTCGCCTTGTTGGGATATGTGGGATGGGCGGAATGGGCAAAACAACTCTTGCACAGGaaatttttagaagaatttCTGGTAACTTTGAAGCTAGTAGCTTTATTGCCAATGTTAGAGATGAAACTAAAAATCACGGTCTAGTTCCTTTACAAAAACAACTTCTTTCTAAGATCCTCATGGAAAGCGAAATAAATATATGGAATGTTTGTGAGGGAATCAATGTTATAAGGAATACACTAtgtaataaaaatgttttaattgttcttgatgatgtggatgGAGATGAACAACTAAAAGCATTAGCAGGGAGACATGATTGGTTTGGTCCAGGGAGTAGAATTATTCTAACAAGTAGAGATAGTCAATTCTTGAAAAGAAATGGAGTGGATGATGTATATAACATTACGGGGTTGAATGATGATGAAGCTTTGGAGCTTTTTAGTTGGAGCGCTTTTAAGAAACCCCATCCTGAAGAAAATTATGTTGATTTGTCTGAAGACTTTGTGAACTATGCTAAAGGCCTTCCTTTAGCTCTTAAAGTTTTAGGTTGTTCGTTGTTTGCTAAAAGAACAAATGAATGGAAAAGTGCCCtagataaactaaaagaagaacctaATAGAAACATCTTGGATATACTTCAAATAAGTTTTGATGGGCTTACAAATTCGCAAAAAGGATTGTTTCtagatattgcatgttttttcaAAGGCAAGAGCAAAGATTGCATAAGAGATATACTGGAAAGTTTTTGTTATTATCTAGATTACAATATTGGTGTTCTTATGGACAAATCTCTCATAACCATTGGTGACCAAGGAATTTTGTGGATGCATGATTTGCTGCAAGATATGGGTCAAGATATTGTTCGTCGCGAATCCCCTAAAGAGCCTGGTGGACGTAGTAGATTGTGGATTTATAAGGATATCATTCATGTATTGAAGAATAATACT gGAACAGAGGTAGTTGAAGGCATAATGCTAAACCTACCTATTCAAAAAGTGGAACACTTGAGTGCTGAAGCCTTCTCAAAGATGAAAAATttgagattgcttaaaattGGTAATGAGAAACTTCCAGAAGACTTCATAAATGGTATTGTGAAACTTCCAAAAGACCTCAACAGGGGTAAGGTGCAATTTCCAAAAGGCCTCAGCTATCTTTCTAATGAGTTACGTGTTATTGAATGGCATGGATATCATTTAAAATGCCTACCAACCaatttccaaccaaacaaacttGTTGAATTGAGAATGCATTGTAGCGGCATCAAACAACTATGGAAGGGAAATATG ATTTTAGACGAGTTAAAGCTTATAGACCTCAGTGGCTCTCAAAAATTGATCAAGACCTTGAACTTCAGTAGAGTCCCAAATTTGAAGCAGTTGATTCTTCAACGTTGTGTAAGACTATCCAAGATTCATGCATCTCTTGGAAATCTCAAATGGCTTATTCGATTGGATTTAAACGGTTGCAAGTGCCTTGAGAGCCTTCCACCCAAGATCAACTTGGAAtctcttgaaatttttattctttctggTTGTTCAAGACTAAAGAAATTTCCAGAAGTTGAGGGAAATATGTCAAGTTTGTTGGAACTTTATTTGAACGAGACTGCCATAAAAGAACTACCACTATCAGTGGTCCATTTAACTGGCCTTACTAAATTAGATCTAAGAGATTGCAAAAACCTTTCAAGTCTTCCAAATGCTTCTTGTTATTTGATGTCTCTAAAAATTCTCACTTTGTCTGGTTGCTCAAAACTTAATGAACTGCCAGAGAATTTGGGGAATATCAAAAGTCTTGAGGAGCTAGATGTGAGTGAAACTGCTATAACAGAATTACCCTCTTCGTTGGTTCTcttaaaaaatctcaaagtGCTATCTCTTCGTGGATGTGAAGGCTTAACATCTATATCATCAAATAAACTCATCAGTTTTCCGTTAATGCGAAAAAGAAGAGTAGATCCCACGGGCATGTTAGGGCGTTCTCTTTCTAATTTATGGTCTTTGACCAATTTGAATCTAAGTTATTGCAATCTTCAAGCAATCCCTGATGGTCTTGGTTGTTTGTCCTCTTTAACATGTTTAGatcttaggggaaattattttgtttacctTCCTGAGAGTACCACTCAACTATCTAATATGGAGACTCTTCGTCTGTGTGGTTGCAAACATCTTCGATCTTTGCCAGAGCTTCCATTAAATATTGGGTTTCTTGGTGCAGGTGGTTGTACCTCATTGGAAATATTACCATTAAAACCTGAAGATGGTCCTTATCCGAATCTCTATCTTCTCAATTGTGTTAAATTGGTTAATGATGAAGACTACGGTGACATGTTATTAACAAAGCTAAGACATCACATTCAATTtaag GGAGATAAATCCGATTATAGAATTACGATTCCTGGAAGAGAAATTTCGAAATGGTTTAGCCATCAAAGTGTGGGGACTTCAGTGAGTTTGCAAGTGCCTTCAGATAAATTGAAAGGAGTTGTTGTGTGTGCACTTTTTGTACTCCGCCAACATCATCCACTTCACCAACTTCCTTCAAATAATGGTTATATATTTACGCATGGGCTTCAGTGGTACTTGAAAGCCAACGGATATGAAAGACGCTCGATACCTGGTTGTGGTTTTTCAGAACAATTTGGTAAGATTGAATCGTATCATCTTTTCCTGCATTACTATCCCTATGAATTATTCGGTCAGGAATTGATAGAAAATTTGAGTCAAGTAGATGCTAATGGATTGGGTCAAATTGAGATTGGATTTAAAACCAAGGGTCCAGGATTAGAGGTTACAAAATGCGGGGCCCGTTGGGTATACGAGCAAGACATTGAAGATCTGAACCAAACCATGCGTGGGTGCAGCAGCGGCAGCAGCTGTAGCATCACTCCTTATGAGGATGATTTGGAAGATTCAGCAAAAGGTACCAAAACTGAGTGA
- the LOC115960386 gene encoding TMV resistance protein N-like isoform X2, translating to MHESIVIQKIIARIFSESYHKLPCASEDLVGMDSCVEEILDSYLSEELGDVRLVGICGMGGMGKTTLAQEIFRRISGNFEASSFIANVRDETKNHGLVPLQKQLLSKILMESEINIWNVCEGINVIRNTLCNKNVLIVLDDVDGDEQLKALAGRHDWFGPGSRIILTSRDSQFLKRNGVDDVYNITGLNDDEALELFSWSAFKKPHPEENYVDLSEDFVNYAKGLPLALKVLGCSLFAKRTNEWKSALDKLKEEPNRNILDILQISFDGLTNSQKGLFLDIACFFKGKSKDCIRDILESFCYYLDYNIGVLMDKSLITIGDQGILWMHDLLQDMGQDIVRRESPKEPGGRSRLWIYKDIIHVLKNNTGTEVVEGIMLNLPIQKVEHLSAEAFSKMKNLRLLKIGNEKLPEDFINGIVKLPKDLNRGKVQFPKGLSYLSNELRVIEWHGYHLKCLPTNFQPNKLVELRMHCSGIKQLWKGNMILDELKLIDLSGSQKLIKTLNFSRVPNLKQLILQRCVRLSKIHASLGNLKWLIRLDLNGCKCLESLPPKINLESLEIFILSGCSRLKKFPEVEGNMSSLLELYLNETAIKELPLSVVHLTGLTKLDLRDCKNLSSLPNASCYLMSLKILTLSGCSKLNELPENLGNIKSLEELDVSETAITELPSSLVLLKNLKVLSLRGCEGLTSISSNKLISFPLMRKRRVDPTGMLGRSLSNLWSLTNLNLSYCNLQAIPDGLGCLSSLTCLDLRGNYFVYLPESTTQLSNMETLRLCGCKHLRSLPELPLNIGFLGAGGCTSLEILPLKPEDGPYPNLYLLNCVKLVNDEDYGDMLLTKLRHHIQFKGDKSDYRITIPGREISKWFSHQSVGTSVSLQVPSDKLKGVVVCALFVLRQHHPLHQLPSNNGYIFTHGLQWYLKANGYERRSIPGCGFSEQFGKIESYHLFLHYYPYELFGQELIENLSQVDANGLGQIEIGFKTKGPGLEVTKCGARWVYEQDIEDLNQTMRGCSSGSSCSITPYEDDLEDSAKGTKTE from the exons AT GCATGAATCAATAGTTATCCAAAAAATCATTGCAAGGATATTTAGTGAATCGTATCACAAACTCCCATGTGCTTCTGAGGACCTTGTTGGAATGGACTCTTGTGTGGAGGAAATATTAGATTCATACTTAAGTGAAGAATTGGGTGATGTTCGCCTTGTTGGGATATGTGGGATGGGCGGAATGGGCAAAACAACTCTTGCACAGGaaatttttagaagaatttCTGGTAACTTTGAAGCTAGTAGCTTTATTGCCAATGTTAGAGATGAAACTAAAAATCACGGTCTAGTTCCTTTACAAAAACAACTTCTTTCTAAGATCCTCATGGAAAGCGAAATAAATATATGGAATGTTTGTGAGGGAATCAATGTTATAAGGAATACACTAtgtaataaaaatgttttaattgttcttgatgatgtggatgGAGATGAACAACTAAAAGCATTAGCAGGGAGACATGATTGGTTTGGTCCAGGGAGTAGAATTATTCTAACAAGTAGAGATAGTCAATTCTTGAAAAGAAATGGAGTGGATGATGTATATAACATTACGGGGTTGAATGATGATGAAGCTTTGGAGCTTTTTAGTTGGAGCGCTTTTAAGAAACCCCATCCTGAAGAAAATTATGTTGATTTGTCTGAAGACTTTGTGAACTATGCTAAAGGCCTTCCTTTAGCTCTTAAAGTTTTAGGTTGTTCGTTGTTTGCTAAAAGAACAAATGAATGGAAAAGTGCCCtagataaactaaaagaagaacctaATAGAAACATCTTGGATATACTTCAAATAAGTTTTGATGGGCTTACAAATTCGCAAAAAGGATTGTTTCtagatattgcatgttttttcaAAGGCAAGAGCAAAGATTGCATAAGAGATATACTGGAAAGTTTTTGTTATTATCTAGATTACAATATTGGTGTTCTTATGGACAAATCTCTCATAACCATTGGTGACCAAGGAATTTTGTGGATGCATGATTTGCTGCAAGATATGGGTCAAGATATTGTTCGTCGCGAATCCCCTAAAGAGCCTGGTGGACGTAGTAGATTGTGGATTTATAAGGATATCATTCATGTATTGAAGAATAATACT gGAACAGAGGTAGTTGAAGGCATAATGCTAAACCTACCTATTCAAAAAGTGGAACACTTGAGTGCTGAAGCCTTCTCAAAGATGAAAAATttgagattgcttaaaattGGTAATGAGAAACTTCCAGAAGACTTCATAAATGGTATTGTGAAACTTCCAAAAGACCTCAACAGGGGTAAGGTGCAATTTCCAAAAGGCCTCAGCTATCTTTCTAATGAGTTACGTGTTATTGAATGGCATGGATATCATTTAAAATGCCTACCAACCaatttccaaccaaacaaacttGTTGAATTGAGAATGCATTGTAGCGGCATCAAACAACTATGGAAGGGAAATATG ATTTTAGACGAGTTAAAGCTTATAGACCTCAGTGGCTCTCAAAAATTGATCAAGACCTTGAACTTCAGTAGAGTCCCAAATTTGAAGCAGTTGATTCTTCAACGTTGTGTAAGACTATCCAAGATTCATGCATCTCTTGGAAATCTCAAATGGCTTATTCGATTGGATTTAAACGGTTGCAAGTGCCTTGAGAGCCTTCCACCCAAGATCAACTTGGAAtctcttgaaatttttattctttctggTTGTTCAAGACTAAAGAAATTTCCAGAAGTTGAGGGAAATATGTCAAGTTTGTTGGAACTTTATTTGAACGAGACTGCCATAAAAGAACTACCACTATCAGTGGTCCATTTAACTGGCCTTACTAAATTAGATCTAAGAGATTGCAAAAACCTTTCAAGTCTTCCAAATGCTTCTTGTTATTTGATGTCTCTAAAAATTCTCACTTTGTCTGGTTGCTCAAAACTTAATGAACTGCCAGAGAATTTGGGGAATATCAAAAGTCTTGAGGAGCTAGATGTGAGTGAAACTGCTATAACAGAATTACCCTCTTCGTTGGTTCTcttaaaaaatctcaaagtGCTATCTCTTCGTGGATGTGAAGGCTTAACATCTATATCATCAAATAAACTCATCAGTTTTCCGTTAATGCGAAAAAGAAGAGTAGATCCCACGGGCATGTTAGGGCGTTCTCTTTCTAATTTATGGTCTTTGACCAATTTGAATCTAAGTTATTGCAATCTTCAAGCAATCCCTGATGGTCTTGGTTGTTTGTCCTCTTTAACATGTTTAGatcttaggggaaattattttgtttacctTCCTGAGAGTACCACTCAACTATCTAATATGGAGACTCTTCGTCTGTGTGGTTGCAAACATCTTCGATCTTTGCCAGAGCTTCCATTAAATATTGGGTTTCTTGGTGCAGGTGGTTGTACCTCATTGGAAATATTACCATTAAAACCTGAAGATGGTCCTTATCCGAATCTCTATCTTCTCAATTGTGTTAAATTGGTTAATGATGAAGACTACGGTGACATGTTATTAACAAAGCTAAGACATCACATTCAATTtaag GGAGATAAATCCGATTATAGAATTACGATTCCTGGAAGAGAAATTTCGAAATGGTTTAGCCATCAAAGTGTGGGGACTTCAGTGAGTTTGCAAGTGCCTTCAGATAAATTGAAAGGAGTTGTTGTGTGTGCACTTTTTGTACTCCGCCAACATCATCCACTTCACCAACTTCCTTCAAATAATGGTTATATATTTACGCATGGGCTTCAGTGGTACTTGAAAGCCAACGGATATGAAAGACGCTCGATACCTGGTTGTGGTTTTTCAGAACAATTTGGTAAGATTGAATCGTATCATCTTTTCCTGCATTACTATCCCTATGAATTATTCGGTCAGGAATTGATAGAAAATTTGAGTCAAGTAGATGCTAATGGATTGGGTCAAATTGAGATTGGATTTAAAACCAAGGGTCCAGGATTAGAGGTTACAAAATGCGGGGCCCGTTGGGTATACGAGCAAGACATTGAAGATCTGAACCAAACCATGCGTGGGTGCAGCAGCGGCAGCAGCTGTAGCATCACTCCTTATGAGGATGATTTGGAAGATTCAGCAAAAGGTACCAAAACTGAGTGA